Genomic segment of Oncorhynchus nerka isolate Pitt River unplaced genomic scaffold, Oner_Uvic_2.0 unplaced_scaffold_1828, whole genome shotgun sequence:
gctgttatagcagcaatgttctaacatctagtggaaagccttcccagaagagtggaggctgttatagcagcaatgttctaacatctagtggaaagtcttcccagaagagtggaggctgttatagcagcaatgttccaacatctagtggaaagccttcccagaagagtggaggctgttacattagcaatgttccaacatctagtggaaagccttcccagaagagtggaggctgttatagcagcaatgttccaacatctagtggaaagccttctcagaagagtggaggctgttatagcagcaatgttctaacatctagtggaaaaccttcccagaagagtggaggctgttatagcagcaatgttctaacatctagtggaaagccttcccagaagagtggaggctgttccaacatctagtggaaagccttcccagaagagtggaggctgttatagcagcaatgttccagaagagtggaggctgttatagcagcaatgttctaacatctagtggaaagccttcccagaagagtggaggctgttccaacatctagtggaaagccttcccagaagagtggaggctgttatagcagcaatgttccaacatctagtggaaagccttcccagaagagtggaggctgttatagcagcaatgttcctacatctagtggaaagccttcccagaagagtggaggctgttatagcagcaatgttccatcatctagtggaaagccttcccagaagagtggaggctgttatagcagcaatgttccaacatctagtggaaagccttcccagaagagtgtaggctgttatagcagcaatgttccaacatctagtggaaagccttcccagaagagtggaggctgttatagcagcaatgttccaacatctagtggaaagccttcccagaagagtggaggctgttatagcagcaatgttccaacatctagtggaaagccttcccagaagagtggaggctgttatagcagcaatgttcctacatctagtggaaagccttctcagaagagtggaggctgttatagcagcaatgttcctacatctagtggaaagccttcccagaagagtggaggctgttatagcagcaatgttccatcatctagtggaaagccttcccagaagagtggaggctgttatagcagcaatgttccaacatctagtggaaagccttcccagaagagtgtaggctgttatagcagcaatgttccaacatctagtggaaagccttcccagaagagtggaggctgttatagcagcaatgttccaacatctagtggaaagccttcccagaagagtggaggctgttatagcagcaacgttccaacatctaggggaaagccttcccagaagagtggaggctgttatagcagcaatgttcctacatctagtggaaagccttcccagaagagtggaggctgttatagcagcaatgttcctacatctagtggaaagccttctcagaagagtggaggctgttatagcagcaatgttctaacatctagtggaaaaccttcccagaagagtggaggctgttgtagcagcaatgttcctacatctagtggaaagccttcccagaagagtggaggctgttatagcagcaacgttccaacatctagtggaaagtcttcccagaagagtggttaTAACAGCAAtgggaccaactccatactaatacccatgattttggaatgagcagatgtccatatacttttgatcAGGGAGTGTATATCAGTCTCACCACATGAAAAGAAATCCACACATCTGTCATTTTTAATATCTTAACAATCATATACATACAGCTCGTACCATCATTCATGCATCACCAAAACAAAGTGAACATGTTCATCATCATGAGATCGGATAGATGGAGATTTACATCACAAATACAAAATCAAATCCTTCTGATGCACCCTGATTCCTGTTGTAACCCGATACTATTACATGAAGAAGACACGGTGGATTTGGTTCCCTCTGAATAACACCGTATCGCCTGACTAAAGCCGTCCTTATATATATAGTCGTACATAATGATATCAGTCAGGCGCGTCTGGCACTAGTAGATTACTTCTGGTTTAGTGTGTTAATTGAATAGAAGATGTCTGTTCAgggagtattcagaccctttttccacgttacagccttattctaaaatagattcaattaatgacatcacaatgccccaggatgacatcacaataccccaggatgacatcacaatgccccagcatgacatcacaataccccaggatgacatcacaatgccccaggatgacaaagtgaaaacaggtttagacatttttgcaaatgtattaaaaaaaataagTAAATAAGGTAATTGTTTaaagtccccaaatacaggtgagccaagcttgtagcgtcatatccaagaagactctaggctgccaaaggggcttcaacagagtactgagtaaagggtctgaatatttcagtttatttttttaaatacattttctaaaataaaacattgactttttgctttgtcataatggagTGTCGtctgtagattgagggggaaaaagattgaatccattttagaatagggctgtaacgtaacaaaatgtggaaaaagtctaggggtctgaatactttctgaatgccctgtattaCACCCGGATTCACACTGCTACACTGGAGACGCAATGAATCCACATTCTGCATATTACAGAATCAAGCAAAAGAAAAACAGTTACCTGAAAATGTTATTTGTGTGGTTTGTTCCACAAATCAACAACTTAGATGATTACAGTACAAATTAAACTAGAGATTTATCTAGTGTAAGTCCACGTGGTACCGAACCTCTCAGACACTGGAGAGACCAaggccctatgggtcctggtgtAGAGTAGTGCTCAACATGGGGAAGAGAGGATGATTTCAGTCCTCTCCCAGAGCACCTCGTCCTGAACTGGAGACACTACGAAGAGAAACAGTTCACACTGCTGAGGGACTttcatactgagacagaggacaatggagcctgatcccagatctgtttgtgtcatCGTGTGAACTCCTTGTCTTGCCAAACACATCTGGGACCAAGCTAAGGAGTGTTGTCTGCCTAGCCAGAGTCCAGTGAAGCAGGGTACTGTTGTTATTGCTGAGTTTGGTATCTCTATTATCCAAACCGATACACCCGGATCTCTAGACCAACGACGGAAACAAACACCTGTCTATGATCTCGACTAGAACAGAAATGTTAAAAACTGACGAGGCTCTACGCTTGTTTTCATTTATTAAGAAACATTTAAATGCCAAAGAAACAAACGTTGCATTGAAGGGCTGAAGGACAAACACCATTCAGCTTTAACATCTAAACTTCACCATTCAGCTTTAACATCTAAACTTCACCATTCAGCTTTAACATCTAAACTTCACCATTCACAGGTTGGTGGTAAAAAATGATGAGGATGAAGaggggatgaaggagagaggattTAAACTGCAGGTTCACTCAGTGATACTCTTCTCTACTAGGGCTGCAAGAATTCCGGGAACCTTCCAATAAATTACCTAGTTTTACAGAAATCCTGGTTTGGAAGTTTCCCGGGAATAAGCAGAGAATCCAACCAGgttttctggaaaaccagggaattaaTTTAAAGTTCCTGGTATTCTGCAGCCTGACTCTCCCATCAGACATCTGGCAGACAGCTGGTGGGGCTCAACACAACAACACTCACACACTATGGATGTAGATCAGAGGGTCAGAGGGTCAGTAGGTCGTCCCTGGTGGGTATCAGAGGGTCGTCCCTGGTGTCGTCCCTGGTGGGTATCAGAGGGCCCCTGGTGGGTATCAGAGGGTCGTCCCTGGTGGGTATCAGAGGGTCAGCGGGTCGTCCCTGGTGGGTATCAGGGTCGTCCCTGGTGGGTATCAGAGGGTCAGCGGGTCGTCCCTGGTGGGTGTCATGGTGGGTATCAGAGGGTCGTCCCTGGTGGGTATCAGAGGGTCAGTAGGTCGTCCCTGGTGGGTATCAGAGGGTCAGCAGGTCGTCCCAGTCGACCAATCAGGGCCTCCAGATATAGAGGCCTGTTATCAAAGCAGGGAGATCACTGATGATGGTCACCTCCCTTTTGACTTCATTTCAGACATTTTCAAAGGCACAATTTCTGCAAagagtttgtttgtgtgtgtgtgtgtgtgtgtgtgtgtgtgaacgagaTGTAGTACCCACTAGTAGAGAcactgaggagacagacagaactaggaGAAATGACCTTTACCAACTTGTCACGGTGACCATTTGTGGTTGCTATCTAGTGCCTGAGGCCACCGACCAATCAAACACTTTTATTGAGATTTGCCAGCTTCCTTCCAGTCCAGTGTGGACCGTCTCTCTGTAGAGAGGCGTCCTTTAGTTAGTTAGTACTGGGTTGTCTGTCCGCCTGTCTCATCACAGCTTGTCGTCTCTGTCCAGCAGCGCCTGCAGTTCGTGCTGGATGTCCTCGGGGAGCTCCAGGGCAGGCAGGTCGTCCAGAGAGATGTCCTGGGTGGGCATCTCCAGAGGGGGCAGGTTAGGTATGGAGATGTccttgttcctcctctcctctgactggGGAAGAACCCACAGCTCTGATTTCTCCAGTAAGTCTGTGTCCGTGGCATCCCTCTTCAGCCGGATGTTCTCCCCTCGCAGGCGCTTGTTGTCCTGGGTCAGTTTCTCGTTCTCTCCCAGCAGAACGTCTATGTGGCGCCGCAGGCTGGCGATGGTGGTCTGCTGCTCCTCCAGACGGGTCTTATCATCCTTGTGGGCCTTGCTGCCGGGGCagggtgtggggggagggggggagccCTTGTTCTTCAGGAGGTACAGCCAGGTGTCGTACTCCCTCTCTGGGTGGCGGGGGGGCTCGTTGGTCACGAGGCCGGGGGGCTGGTCGGTAGAGGGGTGGCTCAGGAGGACCATGGGATTGCCCTCCTGTCTGGTCCTCTTCCACTTCTCCTCAATAAGCCGCTGCTGCTTCACGTGGCTGTCTCTCTGGAGCGCCATGGACAAGCCagcctggaggagacagacaggcctcAGGCACGACTCAACACCACCTCACTACGACACCTCACTACGACTCTGCTTCACGTGGCTGTCTCTCTGGAGCGCCATGGACAAGCCagcctggaggagacagacaggcctcAGGCACGACTCAACACCACCTCACTACGACTCTGCTTCACGTGGCTGTCTCTCTGGAGCGCCATGGACAAACCagcctggaggagacagacaggcctcAGGCACGACTCAACACCTCACTACGACTCAACATCTCACTTACGACTCAACACCTCACTACGACACCTCACCACGACTCAACACCTCACTACGACTCAACACCTCACTACGACACCTCACCACGAC
This window contains:
- the nrbf2b gene encoding nuclear receptor-binding factor 2b isoform X2; its protein translation is MQSAKAHQQSRKADRLLAAGKYEEAISCHGKAAELLREAMKLTECEQAGLSMALQRDSHVKQQRLIEEKWKRTRQEGNPMVLLSHPSTDQPPGLVTNEPPRHPEREYDTWLYLLKNKGSPPPPTPCPGSKAHKDDKTRLEEQQTTIASLRRHIDVLLGENEKLTQDNKRLRGENIRLKRDATDTDLLEKSELWVLPQSEERRNKDISIPNLPPLEMPTQDISLDDLPALELPEDIQHELQALLDRDDKL
- the nrbf2b gene encoding nuclear receptor-binding factor 2b isoform X1, with translation MEVVDSPLNLAHQQSRKADRLLAAGKYEEAISCHGKAAELLREAMKLTECEQAGLSMALQRDSHVKQQRLIEEKWKRTRQEGNPMVLLSHPSTDQPPGLVTNEPPRHPEREYDTWLYLLKNKGSPPPPTPCPGSKAHKDDKTRLEEQQTTIASLRRHIDVLLGENEKLTQDNKRLRGENIRLKRDATDTDLLEKSELWVLPQSEERRNKDISIPNLPPLEMPTQDISLDDLPALELPEDIQHELQALLDRDDKL